A single window of Hymenobacter sp. APR13 DNA harbors:
- the katG gene encoding catalase/peroxidase HPI has product MAHEQKGHAPENNTTEYFMNDTSVAKCPFLNGELKQAAGSGTRNRDWWPNQLRLNILRQHSTLSDPMDPDFNYVEEFKKLDLNAVKQDLFELMTTSQDWWPADYGHYGPFFIRMAWHSAGTYRIADGRGGAGSGMQRFAPLNSWPDNANLDKARLLLWPVKQKYGRQISWADLMILAGNCALESMGFKPFGYSGGRADVWEPLDEIYWGSEKEWLGGDLRYSGDRQLEKPLAAVQMGLIYVNPEGPNGNPDPMGSARDIRETFGRMAMNDEETVALIAGGHTFGKTHGAADPAKYIKHEPAAAGIAEQSQGWQNSYGTGNAGDTITSGLEGAWTSTPAQWSHDYFKFLFEFEWELTKSPAGAHQWKPKNNAGEGLIPDAHDPEKKHAPFMLTSDLALRVDPIYEKISRRFLENPEEFADAFSRAWFKLTHRDMGPISRYVGPEVPAEELIWQDPLPKADYAPIDEADVAMLKDALANSGLTVAELVRTAWASASTFRGSDKRGGANGARIRLIPQKYWTANNPAELDKVLDKLTAIQQEFNASQTGGKQVSLADLIVLGGGVGIELAARAAGHAVEVPFAPGRTDATQEQTDAQSFEALEPSAEGFRNYLAQHHEAVAEAMLIDRAQLLTLTAPEMTVLVGGLRVLDANYDGSRHGVFTTRPGQLTNDYFVNLLDMGTTWRATSEADELFEGLDRKTRQVKWTGTRVDLIFGSNTELRAIAEVYGTNDAQPKFLRDFVAAWTKVMNLDRFDLHQN; this is encoded by the coding sequence ATGGCGCACGAACAAAAGGGGCACGCCCCCGAAAACAACACCACCGAGTATTTCATGAACGACACCTCCGTGGCGAAGTGTCCGTTCCTGAACGGGGAGCTGAAGCAGGCGGCCGGCAGCGGCACCCGCAACCGCGACTGGTGGCCCAATCAGCTCCGCCTCAACATCCTGCGGCAGCACTCCACCCTGTCGGACCCGATGGACCCGGACTTCAACTACGTGGAAGAGTTCAAGAAGCTCGACCTGAACGCCGTGAAGCAGGATTTGTTCGAGCTGATGACCACCTCCCAGGACTGGTGGCCCGCCGACTACGGCCACTACGGCCCGTTCTTTATCCGCATGGCCTGGCACTCGGCCGGCACGTACCGCATTGCCGACGGCCGCGGCGGTGCCGGCTCGGGCATGCAGCGTTTCGCTCCGCTCAACAGCTGGCCCGATAATGCTAACCTCGACAAGGCCCGCCTGCTGCTGTGGCCCGTGAAGCAGAAATACGGCCGTCAGATTTCCTGGGCCGACCTCATGATTCTGGCTGGCAACTGTGCTTTGGAGTCGATGGGCTTCAAGCCGTTCGGCTACTCGGGTGGCCGCGCCGACGTGTGGGAGCCGCTGGACGAAATCTACTGGGGCTCGGAGAAAGAGTGGCTGGGCGGCGACCTGCGCTACTCCGGCGACCGGCAGCTGGAAAAGCCGCTGGCGGCCGTGCAGATGGGCCTCATCTACGTGAATCCCGAAGGCCCCAACGGTAACCCCGACCCCATGGGCTCGGCTCGCGACATCCGCGAAACCTTCGGCCGCATGGCCATGAACGACGAGGAAACCGTGGCTCTGATTGCCGGCGGCCACACCTTCGGCAAAACCCACGGCGCCGCCGACCCCGCTAAGTACATCAAGCACGAGCCCGCCGCTGCTGGCATTGCCGAGCAGAGCCAGGGCTGGCAGAACTCCTACGGCACTGGCAACGCCGGCGACACCATCACCAGCGGCCTGGAAGGTGCCTGGACGTCCACGCCCGCGCAGTGGAGCCACGACTACTTCAAATTCCTGTTTGAGTTTGAGTGGGAGCTGACCAAGAGCCCCGCCGGTGCCCACCAGTGGAAGCCAAAGAACAACGCGGGCGAAGGCCTGATTCCGGACGCCCACGACCCCGAGAAGAAGCACGCCCCGTTCATGCTCACCTCCGACCTAGCCCTGCGCGTAGACCCCATCTACGAGAAGATTTCGCGCCGCTTCCTCGAAAACCCCGAGGAGTTTGCCGATGCCTTCAGCCGCGCCTGGTTTAAGCTCACCCACCGCGACATGGGCCCCATTTCGCGCTACGTGGGCCCCGAGGTACCCGCCGAGGAGCTGATCTGGCAGGACCCGCTGCCGAAAGCCGACTACGCCCCGATTGACGAGGCCGATGTGGCTATGTTGAAAGACGCGCTGGCCAACTCGGGCCTGACGGTGGCCGAGCTGGTGCGCACGGCCTGGGCTTCGGCCTCCACGTTCCGCGGCTCCGACAAGCGTGGCGGTGCCAACGGTGCCCGCATCCGCCTGATTCCGCAGAAGTACTGGACCGCCAACAACCCCGCCGAGCTGGACAAAGTGCTGGATAAGCTCACGGCCATTCAGCAGGAGTTCAACGCCAGCCAGACCGGCGGTAAGCAGGTTTCCCTGGCCGACCTGATCGTGCTGGGCGGCGGCGTCGGCATCGAGCTGGCGGCCCGCGCGGCGGGTCACGCGGTGGAGGTGCCCTTCGCCCCCGGCCGTACGGATGCCACTCAGGAGCAGACCGACGCTCAGTCGTTTGAGGCCCTGGAGCCCAGCGCCGAAGGCTTCCGCAACTACCTGGCCCAGCACCACGAGGCCGTGGCCGAAGCCATGCTCATCGACCGCGCCCAGCTGCTGACCCTCACGGCCCCCGAAATGACGGTGCTGGTAGGTGGCCTGCGCGTACTCGACGCCAACTACGACGGCTCGCGCCACGGTGTGTTCACCACCCGCCCCGGCCAGCTCACCAACGACTACTTCGTGAACCTGCTGGACATGGGCACCACTTGGCGCGCCACCTCCGAGGCTGACGAACTGTTCGAGGGCCTCGACCGCAAAACCCGCCAGGTGAAGTGGACCGGCACCCGCGTCGACCTCATCTTCGGCTCGAACACGGAGCTGCGCGCCATTGCCGAAGTCTACGGTACTAACGACGCCCAACCCAAGTTCCTGCGCGACTTCGTAGCTGCCTGGACCAAAGTGATGAACCTGGACCGTTTCGACCTGCACCAGAACTAA
- the abc-f gene encoding ribosomal protection-like ABC-F family protein, translating to MISITDLDFHFGSRTLYDKASLHIKPKDKIGLIGLNGRGKSTLLRILVGEYKPDGGSISMSKDVSLGFLNQDLLSYDSHESILVVAMQAFSEALDLQKKIDAILVEFETNYTDDLVEKLADLQERFESLGGYTMQARTEEILEGLGFTTEELQRPLKLFSGGWRMRVMLAKILLQQPSLLLLDEPTNHLDLPSIKWIENYLAGYEGAVIIVSHDREFLDRTTNTTVEVTGGKLVPYAGNYSFYLEEKEERNAIQKGAFENQQAQIKQAERFIERFKAKASKAKQAQSRVKALDKLERIEDVAGDDAKVNIKFNFTVTPGRHILRMEHVGKKYGEKLIFRDTHVHIERGDKIALIGANGKGKSTLMRLVAGQEAPTNGNHQMGHNVIMSFYAQHQLESLRIENEILQEMVEAGSRRSEMELRSVLGSFLFTGDEVYKKIKVLSGGEKSRVALAKTLISEANFLLLDEPTNHLDMQSVNILIQALDQYQGTYIVISHDRFFVENVANKIWYIEDFQLKEYPGTYAEYEQWQEDREKAAKKAGLPSPSAPKPLPKEEKKVEAAPAKTPSPDQKKALKELAEVEKKIDEREKELAVYEKQLADPQIYQNAAQLKDATLKFEQVKKELAQLNDRWEMLAEM from the coding sequence ATGATTTCCATTACCGACCTCGACTTCCATTTCGGCTCCCGTACGCTCTACGACAAGGCCAGCCTCCATATCAAACCCAAGGATAAGATTGGCCTGATCGGGCTCAACGGCCGGGGCAAATCCACGCTGCTGCGCATTCTGGTGGGCGAATACAAGCCCGATGGCGGCAGCATCTCCATGAGCAAGGACGTGAGCCTGGGCTTCCTCAACCAGGATCTGCTCAGCTACGACTCGCACGAGTCCATCCTGGTGGTGGCCATGCAGGCCTTCTCGGAGGCCCTGGATCTGCAGAAGAAGATCGATGCCATTCTGGTGGAGTTCGAAACCAACTACACCGACGATTTGGTGGAGAAGCTGGCTGATCTGCAGGAGCGGTTCGAGTCGCTGGGCGGCTACACCATGCAGGCCCGCACCGAGGAGATTCTGGAAGGTCTGGGCTTCACTACCGAGGAGCTGCAGCGCCCGCTGAAGCTGTTTTCGGGTGGCTGGCGCATGCGCGTGATGCTGGCCAAAATCCTGCTCCAGCAACCCTCGCTGCTGCTGCTCGACGAACCAACCAACCACTTGGACTTGCCCTCCATCAAGTGGATTGAAAACTACCTGGCCGGCTACGAAGGTGCCGTTATCATCGTGAGCCACGACCGGGAATTCCTGGACCGCACCACCAACACCACCGTGGAAGTGACTGGCGGCAAGCTGGTGCCGTACGCCGGCAACTACTCGTTCTACCTCGAAGAAAAGGAGGAGCGCAACGCCATTCAGAAGGGCGCCTTCGAGAACCAGCAGGCCCAGATCAAGCAGGCCGAGCGGTTCATCGAGCGGTTCAAGGCCAAGGCCAGCAAAGCCAAGCAGGCCCAGAGCCGCGTGAAGGCGCTGGACAAGCTGGAGCGTATCGAGGACGTGGCCGGCGACGACGCCAAGGTGAATATCAAGTTCAACTTCACCGTCACGCCCGGCCGCCACATTCTGCGCATGGAGCACGTGGGCAAGAAGTACGGCGAGAAGCTCATCTTCCGTGACACGCACGTGCACATCGAGCGGGGCGACAAAATTGCCCTTATCGGGGCCAACGGCAAGGGCAAATCCACGCTGATGCGGCTGGTAGCGGGGCAGGAGGCGCCTACCAACGGCAATCACCAGATGGGCCACAACGTGATTATGTCGTTCTACGCTCAGCACCAGCTGGAGAGCCTGCGCATCGAAAACGAGATTCTGCAGGAGATGGTGGAGGCCGGCTCACGGCGCTCGGAAATGGAGTTGCGCTCGGTGCTGGGCTCGTTCCTGTTCACCGGCGACGAAGTGTACAAGAAAATCAAGGTGCTTTCGGGCGGCGAGAAAAGCCGCGTGGCGCTGGCCAAAACCCTGATTTCGGAAGCCAACTTCCTGCTACTCGACGAACCGACCAACCACCTGGATATGCAGTCGGTCAACATCCTGATCCAGGCGCTTGATCAGTACCAGGGCACCTACATCGTGATTAGTCACGACCGGTTCTTCGTGGAGAACGTGGCCAACAAGATCTGGTACATCGAGGACTTCCAGTTGAAGGAGTACCCCGGCACCTACGCCGAGTACGAGCAGTGGCAGGAAGACCGCGAGAAGGCCGCCAAGAAAGCCGGCCTGCCTTCGCCTTCGGCCCCCAAGCCGCTGCCGAAAGAGGAGAAGAAGGTAGAAGCCGCGCCCGCCAAAACTCCTTCGCCCGACCAGAAAAAGGCCCTGAAGGAGCTGGCCGAAGTGGAAAAGAAGATTGACGAGCGGGAAAAGGAGCTAGCCGTGTACGAAAAGCAGCTCGCTGACCCCCAGATCTACCAGAACGCCGCCCAGCTCAAGGATGCCACCCTCAAGTTCGAGCAGGTGAAAAAAGAGTTGGCCCAGCTCAACGACCGTTGGGAAATGCTGGCTGAAATGTAA
- a CDS encoding cation:proton antiporter: protein MSHYNLILVILGVAILAVAWLPSLLKKFPLSYPILFVGLGALVFWLPLGLPNPDPVANSGFAMHLTEICVTVALTGTGLKIDRKFSLMRWRAPLQLVMVLMTITIGVFAVVAWRLGGMLPASAVLLAATLAPTDPVLAGDVQVGKPGEGREDNVRFALTGEAGLNDGLAFPFVYLAIVLLPLAAVPMAERLLHWAWMDVGYRIAVGVGAGWLAGRVLSFLIFDLPHRVRINPEAYGFVALAVTLTAYGVTELVHGYGFLAVFVAAVTLRAHERSHEYHTEMHEFTDQIERLLIVVILILFGGAIVRGLLAPLTWTGAALGLFLLLILRPMGGILTLGRSRVSWPERLVISFFGIRGIGSFFYLAYAIHSHHFADAREMWAITGFTVLTSIVLHGALATPVMDWLDRRHGRLTAVELEEQQEAREGEAAEHVR from the coding sequence ATGTCGCACTACAACCTGATCCTGGTAATCCTGGGCGTGGCCATTCTGGCCGTGGCTTGGCTGCCGTCGTTGCTGAAAAAATTTCCACTCTCGTACCCGATTCTGTTTGTGGGGTTGGGGGCGCTGGTGTTCTGGTTGCCGCTGGGTTTGCCTAACCCCGACCCCGTGGCCAACTCCGGTTTCGCCATGCACCTCACCGAAATCTGCGTGACGGTGGCCCTAACCGGCACCGGCCTCAAGATTGACCGCAAGTTTTCGTTGATGCGCTGGCGGGCACCGCTGCAACTGGTGATGGTGCTCATGACCATCACTATTGGCGTGTTTGCGGTGGTAGCTTGGCGGTTGGGCGGCATGCTGCCTGCCTCGGCCGTGCTGCTGGCTGCCACGCTGGCCCCCACCGACCCCGTGCTGGCCGGCGACGTGCAAGTGGGCAAACCCGGCGAAGGCCGCGAAGACAACGTGCGTTTCGCCCTTACCGGCGAGGCCGGCCTCAACGATGGGCTGGCGTTTCCGTTCGTGTATCTAGCCATTGTGCTGCTGCCGCTGGCCGCAGTGCCTATGGCCGAGCGCCTGCTCCACTGGGCCTGGATGGATGTGGGCTACCGCATAGCGGTAGGCGTAGGGGCAGGCTGGCTGGCAGGGCGGGTGTTGTCGTTTCTGATATTTGATTTGCCGCACCGCGTCCGTATCAACCCCGAGGCCTACGGGTTTGTGGCTTTGGCCGTCACGCTCACGGCCTATGGCGTCACGGAGCTTGTGCATGGCTATGGGTTCCTGGCTGTATTTGTGGCGGCTGTTACGTTGCGGGCGCATGAGCGCAGCCACGAATACCACACCGAGATGCACGAATTCACAGACCAGATAGAACGGCTGCTTATTGTCGTGATTCTGATTCTGTTCGGGGGCGCTATTGTGCGCGGGTTGCTGGCTCCACTCACCTGGACCGGAGCCGCGCTGGGCCTGTTTCTGCTGCTGATTTTGCGGCCGATGGGCGGTATTCTTACCTTGGGCCGCAGTCGCGTATCGTGGCCCGAGCGGTTGGTGATTTCGTTTTTCGGGATTCGGGGCATTGGCTCCTTCTTCTATCTAGCCTACGCCATTCACAGCCATCATTTCGCTGATGCGCGGGAAATGTGGGCCATTACCGGCTTCACCGTGCTGACGTCGATTGTGCTGCATGGCGCCCTGGCCACGCCCGTAATGGACTGGCTGGACCGCCGCCATGGCCGCCTTACAGCGGTGGAACTGGAAGAGCAACAAGAGGCGCGAGAAGGGGAGGCTGCGGAGCATGTGCGCTGA
- a CDS encoding DUF5103 domain-containing protein: MPRFSLASLLLLLVTACVPLGTPITDPNAARRPATPGQATAPPEYYADKTLRYQDYTYDPNVRSVQCYVQSGSINEIFTPPVVPISQEQPIALEFDVLGDQSQRLTAKLVHCDLDWKPSILTDIQFLNEINEILITNYRTSVNTKVPYYHYRMQVPRVKLSGNYLLVVQSPGGTPLLSRRLLVYDNSVQISMKQGIPVAGQERYTLQQIDFGIRYNMQLVNPAQEVKVVLRQNFRWDNAKYNLRPTFVRDIDRQLDYQYFNFENAFPALSEFRFFDLRTFRSLGIGVAQLDAEASPRQALLQLDGSRNGQAYTQLDDINGQRVIESREYGNGATNADYLDVTFQLKAEQPAAGPVYVLGALTDWQLKDEFRLTYDAANQRYTGHALLKQGYYNYVYATQTPQGPNSVVLEGSHQETENQYDLLVYYRPPGTRADLLIGYQSLDVNRRRP; encoded by the coding sequence ATGCCTCGTTTCTCTCTCGCTTCCCTTCTCCTGCTGCTAGTCACAGCCTGCGTGCCGTTGGGTACGCCCATCACCGACCCCAACGCCGCCCGCCGGCCCGCTACGCCTGGCCAAGCCACCGCGCCGCCCGAGTACTACGCCGACAAAACCCTGCGCTACCAGGACTACACCTACGACCCCAACGTGCGCAGCGTGCAGTGCTACGTGCAGTCGGGCAGCATCAACGAAATCTTCACGCCGCCGGTGGTGCCCATCAGCCAGGAGCAGCCCATTGCCCTGGAGTTTGATGTGCTCGGCGACCAGAGCCAGCGCCTCACGGCCAAGCTCGTGCACTGCGACCTGGACTGGAAGCCGTCTATTCTCACGGATATCCAGTTTCTGAACGAGATAAACGAGATTCTCATCACCAACTACCGCACCTCCGTCAACACCAAGGTGCCCTACTACCACTACCGGATGCAGGTGCCGCGCGTGAAGCTGAGCGGCAACTACCTGCTGGTGGTGCAAAGCCCCGGCGGCACGCCGCTGCTCAGCCGCCGCCTGCTGGTGTACGACAACAGCGTGCAGATTTCGATGAAGCAGGGCATTCCGGTGGCGGGGCAGGAGCGCTATACTCTGCAGCAGATTGATTTTGGCATCCGCTACAACATGCAGCTCGTGAACCCGGCCCAGGAGGTGAAGGTGGTGCTGCGCCAGAACTTCCGCTGGGACAACGCCAAGTACAACCTGCGCCCCACCTTCGTGCGCGACATCGACCGGCAGCTCGACTACCAGTATTTCAACTTCGAAAACGCCTTTCCGGCCTTGAGCGAGTTCCGCTTCTTCGACCTGCGCACGTTCCGCAGCCTGGGCATCGGGGTGGCGCAGCTGGATGCCGAAGCCTCGCCCCGGCAAGCGCTGCTGCAACTCGACGGCTCCCGCAACGGCCAGGCCTACACCCAGCTCGACGACATCAACGGCCAGCGCGTGATTGAGAGCCGCGAGTACGGCAACGGCGCCACCAACGCCGACTACCTAGACGTGACGTTTCAGTTGAAGGCCGAGCAGCCCGCCGCCGGCCCCGTGTATGTGCTGGGCGCCCTCACAGACTGGCAGCTCAAAGACGAGTTCCGGCTGACCTACGACGCCGCCAACCAGCGCTACACCGGCCACGCGCTGCTCAAGCAGGGCTACTATAACTACGTGTACGCCACCCAAACCCCGCAGGGCCCCAACAGCGTGGTGTTGGAAGGCAGCCACCAGGAAACCGAAAACCAGTACGACCTGCTGGTGTATTACCGCCCGCCGGGCACCCGCGCCGACCTGCTCATCGGCTACCAGAGCCTCGACGTGAACCGCCGCCGGCCGTGA